The sequence GACCGGAGTAGTCGAGGCCTCGCTCCCGCTGTGCCGCCTGCCGCATCGCGAGCGCCTCCTCGCGTCGGGCGAGGTCGTTGACGTCGAAGATCCCGATCGACCGGGTCGCCTTGGCGATCATCAGTTCGGTGACGGTCCGGGCGTACTCGGCGGACTCGAAGTAGAGGAACACGCCGTTGCTGAGCACGACGTCGTAACGAGGTTCGGCCTCGATCCCGGCCGCATCGGCGTGCACCAGATCGCCGGACGACGGCAGCGCCGCGCGCGCGTGCTCGACCAGAGGTGCGGCGAAGTCGGCGCCACCGACGCGCGCGCACTGATCGTGCAGCCAGTACAGCAGCGCCCCGCCGCCGCAGCCGACCTCGTAGACGGAGTCATCAGCACCGATCGAGAGGCTGTCGCGCACATACCGGAAGTGGCGCTCGTAGGCGCTCAGCGCCCCTGCGGCGGTGGGCGAGGTGTAGCCGCCCAGCTCCATCAGCACTCCGAGAGTGCTCGCATCGGGAGCGCGCTGAGGCTGCACGGCGGCGCCTTTCGCGCTCCAGACCTGCTGCCATCTGACGTTGACCACGACTCTCCCAGCGTGTTCTCCGTGCGAGGTCCACACTAGCGCGGCACGAGTCGCTCGTGGCCGATTGCGAGTCCCGGTATGAGCCGCTGGTGGCCGAGGAGCCCGGCACTACCGTCGCGGGCAGCGCTGCAGGATGTCGGCGATCGTCGCCGGGATCGCGTCGAGCAGGTGGTGGGCGCCGATCGGGCCGCCGGCTCCGGCCAGCCGGGCGGCCTGGCCGTGCACCAGGGCGGCTGCGGCAGCGACCCGGCCGAGCGGGGCGCTCGAGGTGGCGGCCAGCGCCCCGAGCACTCCGGCGAGGACGTCCCCGGATCCTGCTGTGGCCAGCCACGGTGAGCCGTCCGCCTGGCTGAACACTGCGCCGTCGGGCTGGGCGATCACGGTGACCGGACCCTTGACCAGCACGACAGACTCGGTGAGCTCAGCGGCACGGACGGCCCAGGCGGCCGGATCTGCCTCGACCGCGGTCCGGTCCACGCGCTCGCCGTAGGCGGTGAGCAGGGTGGCGAGCTCACCGGCGTGCGGGGTGAGGATGCTGCGGGTGGCGCGCAGCAAGTCCTGCCGGCCCGGGAGAAGCTGGAAGGCGCCGGCGTCCCAGACCACGACCGGAGGCTGGTCCTGCGGGGCGTGCTCGATGGCCGCGACCACCGCGCCGGCCAGGTTGGCGACCGGCTCCTCGCCGGCAATACCCGGGCCGATCACCAGGGCCTGTACCCGGCCAGCGGCGGTGACCACCTCGGGGAAGTGGTCCAGCACGCGGCTGGCCACCTCGGGGGCGCCCAGGTAACGGACCATGCCGCAGCCGGTGGCGGTGGCGGCACCGGTGGTGAGCACACCGGCGCCGGGATAGTCCGGGGAGCCGGCAACCACGCCGAGCACGCCGCGGGTGTACTTGTGGTCAGCGGGCCGGGGCACCGGCCAGTCGGCGGCCACGTCCGCGCTGTCCAGCCGGGTGACGGCGGCCGGTTGCGCGGCGAAGTCCTGTTCCAGTCCGAGCGGGGCGAGGTGCAGCGTGCCCACCTGGAGTGCGGCCGGTGGCAGCAGCAGCCCGGCCTTGACCCCGCCCATCGTCACCGTGTGGTCGGCGGTCAGGAGCGGCCCGTCCAGGCGGCCGGTGCCGGCGTCGATACCGCTCGGGGTGTCCACGGCGACCACGGTCGGAGAGCCCTCCTGGCGGAGCTCGGTCAGCGCGGTGACCAGGGCGGCGGTCTGGCCGCGCAGCCCGCCGCGGATGCCGATACCGGCGAGAGCGTCCACCCACACGTGCGCGCGCCGGGCAGCGTCCCGCCAGCCGGGGGCGGCGAGCTGCTCCTCGGTGGTCACCGGGAGCAGCTGGACGTGGGCGCAGCGCGCGCGGTCCAGCCCGCCGGGGTGCACGTCCTCGCGGGCGAGCAGTGCGGTGACGGCGGCCCCGCGGCGGGCCAGGTCGGCGGCAGCGTGCAGCCCGTCGCCCCCATTGTTGCCGCCGCCGACGAGCACCAGCACGCGTGCGGCGCGGGCCTTCCGGCCGTCCACGGTGAGGACTTCGCGCACGGTGTCAGCCACCGCCTGGGCGGCCCAGCGCATCAGCGGACGGCCGGCCGCGAGCGCTGCGGCCTCGGCGCCGCGAACGGCGTCGGCATCGTAACCGTGGGCGGTCATCGCGGTCAGCCTTCAGCGATCGCGACCGCGGAGGCGATCCCGGCATCATGGGAGATGGACAGGTGCCAGCTACGCACCCCGGCCGAGGCTGCTGCGGCCTGCACGGTGCCGGTCAGCTCCACCACCGGTGGCCCACCGGCCACCCGCCGGACGGTTGCGTCCTGCCAGCGCAGGCCGGCCGGGGCACCGAGGGCTTTGGCGATCGCCTCCTTGGCGGCGAACCGAGCGGCTAGGGAGGCGGGTGGCAGCTCGCGCTCCGGTGTGGTGAACAGCCGCTCGCGCAGGCCGGGAGCGCGCTCCAAGGTGGACACGAACCGGTCCACGTCCACCACATCGATGCCGACTCCGACAATCATGCGATCACGCGGCTATTCGACGGTGACGGACTTGGCGAGGTTGCGCGGCTGGTCTACGTCCAGGCCCTTCGCCCCGGCGAGCGCGCACGCGAAGATCTGCAGCGGTACCACGGTCACCAGCGGCATCATCAGCGTGGGCGTGCGGGGCACCCGGAACACGACCTCGGCGAACTCGTTCACCGAATCGTCCCCCTCTTCGGCGATCACGAGCGTCCGAGCACCGCGGGCGCGCACTTCCTGGATATTCGAGACCACCTTGTTGTGCAAGGTGGGCCGCCGCGGGGTCGGCACGATCACGAAGACCGCCCGACCAGGCTCGATCAGCGCGATCGGGCCATGCTTGAGCTCCCCGGCGGCGAACCCCTCGGCGTGGATATAGGCGAGCTCCTTGAGCTTCAGTGCACCTTCCAGCGCGACCGGGTAGCCGACGTGCCGGCCCAGGAACAGCACCGTCGGGGTGTCCTTCATCTCCTCGGCGACGGCGACGACCTCCTCCTCGGCGTCCAGGATCTGCTGGATCTTGCCGGGAAGCTGGGCCAGCTCGTCGAGGTAGCCGGACACTTCGTCCACGTACTTGTAGCCGCGCAGCTGAGCCAGGTAGAGGCCGAGCAGGTAGCAGGCGGTGATCTGGGCGAGGAACGCCTTCGTGGAGGCGACAGCGACCTCGGGGCCGGCGTGGGTGTAGAGCACCGCATCCGATTCCCGGGCGATCGTGGAGCCATGGGTGTTCACGATGGCGAGGACCTTCGCCCCCTGCTCCCGGGCGTGCCGGATCGCCATGATGGTGTCCATCGTCTCCCCGGACTGGGAGATCGCCACCACCAGGGTCTTCTCACCGACCACCGGGTCGCGGTAGCGGAACTCGTGTGCGAGCTCGACCTCGACCGGGATACGGCACCAGTGCTCGACGGCGTACTTGGCCACGTGCCCCGCATAGGCGGCGGTCCCGCAGGCGACGACGATGATCTTGTCGATGCCCCGCAGTACCGACTCGTCCACGCGCAGCTCGTCGAGGACCAGGTTGCCGGCTTCGTCGTGCCGGCCGAGCAGAGTGTCGGCAACCGCTTTGGGCTGGTCGTGGATCTCCTTGGCCATGAAGGTGTCGTAGCCACCCTTGACGGCGGCGTCGGCGTTCCAGTCCACGGTGTACCGGCGGCCCTCGACCGGCTCGCCGTCGGCGTCGACGACGCGCACGTCGTCCGCGGTGATCGTCACCACCTGGTCCTGGCCGATCTCCAGTGCTTCCCGAGTGCCGGAGATGAACGCCGCGACGTCCGAGCCGAGGAAGTTCTCCCCCTCGCCCAGGCCGATCACCAGGGGTGAGTTACGGCGGGCTCCGACCACGGTGCCGGGCTGATCGGCGTGCAGCGCCAGCAGCGTGAAGGCGCCCTCGAGCCGGCGGGTGGTGGCGAGCATCGCCGCGGTCAGGTCGCCGGCTTCGGCGTAGTCACGGGCGAGCAGGTGGGCGACCACCTCGGTGTCCGTCTCGGAGACGAGCGTCACCCCCGCCTGGGCCAGCTCGGCCCTGAGCGCGTGGAAGTTCTCGATGATGCCGTTGTGGATCACGGCCAGACGGCCGCCGTCGGCCAGGTGCGGGTGGGCGTTGATATCGGTCGGCCCACCGTGGGTGGCCCACCGGGTGTGCCCGATCGCTGCCGTGCCCTCGGGGATCGGGTGCGCCTCCAGCTCAGCCACCAGGTTGGCGAGCTTTCCCGCCTTCTTCGCCGAGGCGAGTCCCTCAGGTGTGGCGACGGCGACTCCCGCGGAGTCGTACCCGCGGTACTCGAGCCTGCTCAGCCCTTCCATCACGACCTCGAGGGGCCGCGGCCCGGGCTCTGCTGGCCCGACGTATCCGACGATTCCGCACATGGTGCCCAGCGTAACCGGCGGGGCTGCCCCTCGTCCGCGCACGGCCGGCTCGGCGGCCAGGCGCGGGGAGCGCACCCGCCGCCCCGCTCGAGGTGGAAGAGTAGTCCCCGTGCTTCCTTCCGATGCTGCATCCTCTGACCGGGCCATGACCGGTAGTTCCAGCGACCCGGCGCGACCACTGGAGCTCGTCTCAGCGGTCAGCCCGTTCATCGAGTTCGACCGGGACGCCTGGAGCCGGCTGTCCGCCTCCACTCCGCTGCCGCTGACTGCGGAGGACGTGGAGAACCTGCGCGGTCTGGGGGACCCGATCGACCTGGCCGAGGTGGACACTGGCTACCGGCCGCTCTCGCGTCTGCTCACCCTGTACGTCGCGGCGTCGCAGCGGCTCCGGGCGACGACGGCCACGTTCCTGTCCGAACGGGCCCACCGCACACCGTTCGTGATCGGCGTGGCCGGCTCGGTGGCGGTGGGCAAATCCACTGCTGCGCGGGTGCTGCGGGAGATGCTTCGCCGCTGGCCGGAGACCCCCCGGGTGGAGCTGGTCACCACGGACGGCTTCCTGTACCCGAACGCGGAGCTGCAGCGGCGTGGGCTGATGGAGCGCAAGGGGTTCCCGGAGTCCTACGACCGGCGAGCGCTGCTGGACTTCCTCACCCAGGTCAAGTCCGGGGCCGAGGTAGCGACCGCCCCGGTGTACTCCCACCTGACCTACGACATCGTGCCGGATCGGCGGATCGAGGTGCACAGCCCAGAGGTGCTGATCGTGGAGGGGCTGAACGTTCTCGCGCCGGCGCGAGTGAGTGCCCTGGGCGAGCCCACCCTGGCGGTCAGTGACTTCTTCGACTTCAGCATCTATATCGACGCCGCTACCGAGCATGTGCGGCAGTGGTACATCGACCGGTTCCTCGACCTGCGGCAGACGGCGTTCGCCGACGAGCGCTCCTACTTTCACCGGTACGCCAGCCTGGACGACGACGAGGCCAGGGCGAAGGCGAGCCAGATCTGGGGCTCGATCAACGAACCGAACCTGGTGGAGAACGTGCTGCCCACCCGCGGCCGAGCCACACTGGTGCTGCGCAAGGAGTCCGACCACCGGCTCAGCCGATTCCTGCTCCGGAAGATCTGAGTTCGATGAACACCTCGGGGCCAGAGAGGGGCACGCGATGAGCGAGACCGTAGTGGCCATGACCGCCAGCGGCCGGGTGCGCGGCGAGCAGCGCGAGCGTTCCCTCGCGTTCCGCGGGATCCCCTACGCCGCCCCGCCGGTGGGTGAGCTGCGGTTCGCCGCACCGGCACCACATCCAGGGTGGGTCGGAGTCCGCGATGCGCTGGCGAACGGGCCGACACCGAGCCTCGGCCCGACGACGGATACCTATTCGATCCCGGAGCCGGTGGTGCCGGGGGACGAGGTGCTAAACCTCAATATCTTCACCCCCACGCTCGAGGCGGGTGCCCGGCTGCCGGTATACGTGTGGATCCACGGTGGTGGTTTCGTGGGCGGCTCGCCCGGTGGGGCATGGTTCGACGGCGACGAGTTCGCCCGCCGAGGTGTGGTCACCGTGGTGATCACCTACCGGTTGGGCTTCGAGGGGTACGGGGACATCCCCGGCGCACCGGGCAACCGGGCGCTGCGGGACGCGATCGCCGCGCTGGAGTGGGTGGCGGAGAACATCGCCCACTTCGGCGGCGACTCCGGCCAGGTGACCGTCGGTGGGCAGAGCGCCGGGGGCAGTGCGGTGCTGGCGCTGCTGGTCTCCCCCGCCGCCCGTGGCCTGTTTCGCCGTGCGGTGTGCCACTCCGGGCCGTTACCGGACATCCCGCAGGCACGGGCGGAGCGGGTGGGGGTGGAGATGGCCCGGGGCGCTGGACTTCCCGAGCATGATCTGGACTCCTGGCAGCAGGTGCCTCGCGAACACGTGGTCGCCACCGAGCGGGCGCGGGCCGGTGCCGACCTGCTCTCCGCGGTGCGGGACCTGCACCAGGTGCTGAGTGGCCGGGACCCGATCACCGATTTCGGTCCGGTGATCGATGGTGACCTACTGCCCGAGGATCCGGTGACGGCGATCGGCTCCGGCGAGAGTGGGCAGGTGCCGCTGCTGCTGGGAGTGACCAGCCACGAGTTCAACCGGGTCACCGCGGTGGTGGAACGTTTCCTCGCCTCGGGGGTGTCCGCTGCGGTGCTGATGGGGCTCGGGGTGCCACCGGTCCTGGCCCGCGCCTACCCGCGTGCCTATCCGGACTTCTCTCCCGCGGAGCTGCTCGGCCAGGCGGTGACCGACCGGGTGTTCCGTATCCCCGCCGTGCGGGTGGCACTCGCGCGCGCCGAGGTGCAGGCCCCTACGTGGCTGTGGGACTTCCGCTGGCGGTCACCGGTGACCGACCGGGCGTTGCATTGCGTGGACCTGCCGTTCGCCTGGCACCGCCTGGGAGTGGACCGGGTAGCGAGGATTGCTGGGGAGGACCCGCCAGCGGGGCTCGCTGAGGAGTTCCACGGGGCGGTGGTGGAGTTCATCACGGGCGGTGGTGTGGACTGGCCGAGGGTCACCGTGCAGGAGCCGGCGGCGAGAGTCTGGGACACACACTCGTGGGTGGGCCGGGACCCGTTCCGGTTCGAGCGAATCGCGCTGGAGCAGCTGGGCCTGGCACGCACCGCCTCGGACTGAGACCCGCCGGCCCCAGGCACTCAGGCTTCGCAGCTGCGAGCTCCAGGTGCTGCCTGCAGGCCGAGGCTCAGGGAGTGTGCTCCAGCTCCTCGTCTGCATCCTTGAGGGAGAAGTCGGGCTGCATGGTCTCCTCCGGGGTCAGGCCCT is a genomic window of Ruania zhangjianzhongii containing:
- a CDS encoding NAD(P)H-hydrate epimerase; the encoded protein is MTAHGYDADAVRGAEAAALAAGRPLMRWAAQAVADTVREVLTVDGRKARAARVLVLVGGGNNGGDGLHAAADLARRGAAVTALLAREDVHPGGLDRARCAHVQLLPVTTEEQLAAPGWRDAARRAHVWVDALAGIGIRGGLRGQTAALVTALTELRQEGSPTVVAVDTPSGIDAGTGRLDGPLLTADHTVTMGGVKAGLLLPPAALQVGTLHLAPLGLEQDFAAQPAAVTRLDSADVAADWPVPRPADHKYTRGVLGVVAGSPDYPGAGVLTTGAATATGCGMVRYLGAPEVASRVLDHFPEVVTAAGRVQALVIGPGIAGEEPVANLAGAVVAAIEHAPQDQPPVVVWDAGAFQLLPGRQDLLRATRSILTPHAGELATLLTAYGERVDRTAVEADPAAWAVRAAELTESVVLVKGPVTVIAQPDGAVFSQADGSPWLATAGSGDVLAGVLGALAATSSAPLGRVAAAAALVHGQAARLAGAGGPIGAHHLLDAIPATIADILQRCPRR
- a CDS encoding holo-ACP synthase, translated to MIVGVGIDVVDVDRFVSTLERAPGLRERLFTTPERELPPASLAARFAAKEAIAKALGAPAGLRWQDATVRRVAGGPPVVELTGTVQAAAASAGVRSWHLSISHDAGIASAVAIAEG
- the glmS gene encoding glutamine--fructose-6-phosphate transaminase (isomerizing) translates to MCGIVGYVGPAEPGPRPLEVVMEGLSRLEYRGYDSAGVAVATPEGLASAKKAGKLANLVAELEAHPIPEGTAAIGHTRWATHGGPTDINAHPHLADGGRLAVIHNGIIENFHALRAELAQAGVTLVSETDTEVVAHLLARDYAEAGDLTAAMLATTRRLEGAFTLLALHADQPGTVVGARRNSPLVIGLGEGENFLGSDVAAFISGTREALEIGQDQVVTITADDVRVVDADGEPVEGRRYTVDWNADAAVKGGYDTFMAKEIHDQPKAVADTLLGRHDEAGNLVLDELRVDESVLRGIDKIIVVACGTAAYAGHVAKYAVEHWCRIPVEVELAHEFRYRDPVVGEKTLVVAISQSGETMDTIMAIRHAREQGAKVLAIVNTHGSTIARESDAVLYTHAGPEVAVASTKAFLAQITACYLLGLYLAQLRGYKYVDEVSGYLDELAQLPGKIQQILDAEEEVVAVAEEMKDTPTVLFLGRHVGYPVALEGALKLKELAYIHAEGFAAGELKHGPIALIEPGRAVFVIVPTPRRPTLHNKVVSNIQEVRARGARTLVIAEEGDDSVNEFAEVVFRVPRTPTLMMPLVTVVPLQIFACALAGAKGLDVDQPRNLAKSVTVE
- a CDS encoding carboxylesterase/lipase family protein codes for the protein MSETVVAMTASGRVRGEQRERSLAFRGIPYAAPPVGELRFAAPAPHPGWVGVRDALANGPTPSLGPTTDTYSIPEPVVPGDEVLNLNIFTPTLEAGARLPVYVWIHGGGFVGGSPGGAWFDGDEFARRGVVTVVITYRLGFEGYGDIPGAPGNRALRDAIAALEWVAENIAHFGGDSGQVTVGGQSAGGSAVLALLVSPAARGLFRRAVCHSGPLPDIPQARAERVGVEMARGAGLPEHDLDSWQQVPREHVVATERARAGADLLSAVRDLHQVLSGRDPITDFGPVIDGDLLPEDPVTAIGSGESGQVPLLLGVTSHEFNRVTAVVERFLASGVSAAVLMGLGVPPVLARAYPRAYPDFSPAELLGQAVTDRVFRIPAVRVALARAEVQAPTWLWDFRWRSPVTDRALHCVDLPFAWHRLGVDRVARIAGEDPPAGLAEEFHGAVVEFITGGGVDWPRVTVQEPAARVWDTHSWVGRDPFRFERIALEQLGLARTASD
- a CDS encoding class I SAM-dependent methyltransferase is translated as MVNVRWQQVWSAKGAAVQPQRAPDASTLGVLMELGGYTSPTAAGALSAYERHFRYVRDSLSIGADDSVYEVGCGGGALLYWLHDQCARVGGADFAAPLVEHARAALPSSGDLVHADAAGIEAEPRYDVVLSNGVFLYFESAEYARTVTELMIAKATRSIGIFDVNDLARREEALAMRQAAQRERGLDYSGLDQLFLPREFFTAIASEHGLTCRIDDTATTDSANAAYRYQVTMHR
- the coaA gene encoding type I pantothenate kinase; protein product: MTGSSSDPARPLELVSAVSPFIEFDRDAWSRLSASTPLPLTAEDVENLRGLGDPIDLAEVDTGYRPLSRLLTLYVAASQRLRATTATFLSERAHRTPFVIGVAGSVAVGKSTAARVLREMLRRWPETPRVELVTTDGFLYPNAELQRRGLMERKGFPESYDRRALLDFLTQVKSGAEVATAPVYSHLTYDIVPDRRIEVHSPEVLIVEGLNVLAPARVSALGEPTLAVSDFFDFSIYIDAATEHVRQWYIDRFLDLRQTAFADERSYFHRYASLDDDEARAKASQIWGSINEPNLVENVLPTRGRATLVLRKESDHRLSRFLLRKI